ATGCAGGCCGAGCGTGAAGCTGTACAACTCGAAGAGCATCAGGTCCGGATCCGTATCCGCACGCAGATGGCCTTCTTCCTTCGCCTGCGAAATGGCACGCAGCATCGCGGCACGCCAGGCCGTCACGCTTGCGATCAACTGCTCGCGCACGGGGCTGTCAGGCCGGTCGTCGTACTCGACCGCACCGCTGATGTAGATGCATCCGGTCGTCACCTCCTGGATGCGCTTCTCCGTCCAGCGGGCCAGCATCGCCCGAAGGCGCGGCAAGCCTCGCGGCTCGCGCAGGCTCGGAAAGAACACCTCGTTTTCGAAACGATGGTGATACTCGCGGACGACCTCGACCTGCAGGTCTTCACGCGATCCGAAGTGCGCGAACACACCGCTCTTGCTCATCTGCATGCGCTCGGCCAGCAGGCCGATCGTCAGCCCCTCCAGCCCGTCACGGCTGGCGAGGTCCAAAGCAGCTTCAAGTATCGCGGCACGCGTCTGTTCGCCTTTTCGCATAGCTATT
This region of Burkholderia contaminans genomic DNA includes:
- a CDS encoding TetR/AcrR family transcriptional regulator, which translates into the protein MRKGEQTRAAILEAALDLASRDGLEGLTIGLLAERMQMSKSGVFAHFGSREDLQVEVVREYHHRFENEVFFPSLREPRGLPRLRAMLARWTEKRIQEVTTGCIYISGAVEYDDRPDSPVREQLIASVTAWRAAMLRAISQAKEEGHLRADTDPDLMLFELYSFTLGLHHDARFLHSPDAVRLTWAALEKTIVSYQSESR